CTTGGGCAATGGATTGTCCGTTTCTGCGACGTTCGGGGCTTCTCGCCTCACCTACTGCGCGACGGGCACCAATGGATGCTGTGTCCATCGACCACCGTGCGTACACCCTCGGACGCAGTCGGCAACCTCGCGCAGCAGATCTACAACAGCCCTTGGGACCGGGCGCGTTCCACCGCCTCCCGGCGGTTGCTGACCCCCAGCTTGCGATACATGGACCGCAGATGGGCCTTGACCGTGTTGACCGACACGAAAAGATCGTCGGCGATCTCCCCGGCCTTCAGCATCGTCGGCAGGTACTTGAGCACGATCAGTTCGCGTTCGGTCAGGTGCTCGACCTGCCCGGCCGGGCTGTGCGCGTCGGCTGGGGCCGCGCCGATGCACTCGACCACGAACGCGGTGTTCGGTCCGTCGAGCACCTGATAGCGGTGCAGGGGCCCGGCCAGCCGGCTGGCCAGCTGCAGAAAAGGGCGCCGGATCCCCTCGGGCTGGGCCAACTCGACCGCGGCGGTGAAGTGGGTCAGGGCCAACCCGTCCCGGTGTTGCTTCTCGGCCGCGATGGCCAGCAGCAGCCGGGCCAGGATGACCGGTTCCCGGTACTGCCAGCCGGGCTCGATGACCGGCCGGACCAGCTCTTCCACCCGGTGCAGGGCGCCCAGTTCCAGGTGGGCCCGGGCCAGCCAGGCCCGCTGCCAGACGGCGGAGAAGCCGCGGTCGTCGGCCGGCTCGCCCAGCCGTTCGATCGCCTCCTGCGGGAGCCCGGCGGCGATGAGGGTCTGCGCCCCGGCCACGTCGGCCCAGCAGCGCATCCGGATGGGCGTCCCGGGCGTGCGGGCCAGGCCGGCCCGGGCCCGGGCGTCGGCCTCCATCGCCCCGGCCACGTCCGAGCGCAGCACGGCGGCCTCCACCGCGCCGACGGCCAGGCCCAGCCGGACCATCCGGTCGCTCTGTGTGCGGCTCACGCTCAAGCCTCGGCCGAAGGCCCGCATGGCCTCGTCGGCCTGGCCGCGGGCGTTGAGCACCATGCCCAGGGCCAGGTGCAGCGCGAATGACTGGGTCTCCGATCCCCAGCCACGCCGGTCGACCAGGGCCAGCGCCTGCCGGGCCCGCCGTTCGGCCCGCCGGCACCGCCCGGTCATCGCCTCCATCACCGACTGGAACGAGACCGTGTTGAGCAGGGTCAACTCCAGGCCCAGGTCGTTCAGCTGGCGGTCGCCGTCGGCGAAGGTCAGTTCGGCCGCGCCCAGGTCGTCGGTCCACAGCTGGGCCGCCCCCAGGTTCGCGGTGGCGATGGCCCGGAAGTGCGGGGCCAGCGGCAGGTCCCGCCGCGGAATCTCGTCGACCAGCCGCAGCACCTTGTCGCACTGGTTGGCCAGCCCGGTCGCGTCGCCTACCAGCCGGCAGTAGGCGATCTCGAACAGTTCGAGCAGCACCGTGATCAACGGCCGCAGCTCGTCCGGCGCGGAGTCCACGTACTGGCGTGCGTCCACGATGTTCTGGTGCACGGCCGCGTAGTCCTGCTGTTGCAGGTGCGAGGCGGCCGCCGCGAGCAGCGGGAACAGACCCGGGTGGGTGACCGCCCGGTCGGCCAGCGGCCGGATCGCGGCGGCCAGGATGGGCGCCTCGACCGAGAGAATCTTGGGGATGCAGAGCATCAGCGTGCGGCCGGCCCCGTCCCAGTCCTGGGCCCGAATCGAGTGGCGCAGGGATTCGATCGGATCGCCGCGCTCGACGAACCAGGCCGCGGCCCGGCGCTGGAGCTCCGGCACGATCGCCCGGTGCTCGAGCAGCAGCCGGTGCCGCAGCAGTTCGCGTAGCAGCGGGTGATAGCTGACCCACTGATCACGATCGTCCAGGGCGGTGACCAGGGCGTTGGACCGCAGCAGCCGGCCGAGCGCCTGCTGGCCGTCGTCGCGGCCGGTCAACCGGTCGGCCAGGTCGGCGCACAACCGGTCGACGATGCTGGTGCGCAGCAGGAACTCACGGTCGGCCGGCTCCGAGCGGTCCAGGACCTCCCCGACCAGGTATTCGGCGATCGCCCGGTCGCTGCCGGTGACCCGGTTGATGCTGGCCGCCAGGTCGGCCCGATCCAGCGTCATGGCCGCCAGCCGCAGCCCGGCCGGCCAGCCCTGGGTGCGCCGGTACAGATCGTCCAGCTGCTCGGCCGTCAGCGCGAAGCCCTCCAGCACGAACAGATCGGCCGACTCCTCGAGGGTGAAGGCCAGGTCGCGGCTGCGGATCTCGGTCAACTGGCCGGCCACCCGCAACCGGTGCAGCGGCAGCACCGGATCGGCGCGGGTGGTCAGCACCAACCGGAGCTTGGACGGTTGCCGGTCCAGCAGGGTCGCGATCGACTCGAGCACCTCGGGGTTGCGAATCAGGTGGAAGTCGTCCAGCACCAGGACCACCGGCCGGCGCAGGTCGGCCAGCTGGGCCAGCAGGCTGTCGACCTCCCGTGAGCCGAACGAGCTGGCCGGGCTGATCTCATGCAGCGGGCTGTCCGCCGGCACCGCGTCGCTGAACCGGATCGCGGCCAGCACGTCGGACCAGAACCCGTGCACGGAGTCGGCGAAATGGTCCAGGGTCAGCCAGGCGAAGCAGTGGTCGATCTGGCGCAGCTGCACCCAGGACG
This genomic window from Nakamurella multipartita DSM 44233 contains:
- a CDS encoding helix-turn-helix transcriptional regulator; its protein translation is MTAPARELVTLRTRPPSTLPAGVRRRRLETALDRSFDRVLTLVSAGPGFGKTVTVASWVQLRQIDHCFAWLTLDHFADSVHGFWSDVLAAIRFSDAVPADSPLHEISPASSFGSREVDSLLAQLADLRRPVVLVLDDFHLIRNPEVLESIATLLDRQPSKLRLVLTTRADPVLPLHRLRVAGQLTEIRSRDLAFTLEESADLFVLEGFALTAEQLDDLYRRTQGWPAGLRLAAMTLDRADLAASINRVTGSDRAIAEYLVGEVLDRSEPADREFLLRTSIVDRLCADLADRLTGRDDGQQALGRLLRSNALVTALDDRDQWVSYHPLLRELLRHRLLLEHRAIVPELQRRAAAWFVERGDPIESLRHSIRAQDWDGAGRTLMLCIPKILSVEAPILAAAIRPLADRAVTHPGLFPLLAAAASHLQQQDYAAVHQNIVDARQYVDSAPDELRPLITVLLELFEIAYCRLVGDATGLANQCDKVLRLVDEIPRRDLPLAPHFRAIATANLGAAQLWTDDLGAAELTFADGDRQLNDLGLELTLLNTVSFQSVMEAMTGRCRRAERRARQALALVDRRGWGSETQSFALHLALGMVLNARGQADEAMRAFGRGLSVSRTQSDRMVRLGLAVGAVEAAVLRSDVAGAMEADARARAGLARTPGTPIRMRCWADVAGAQTLIAAGLPQEAIERLGEPADDRGFSAVWQRAWLARAHLELGALHRVEELVRPVIEPGWQYREPVILARLLLAIAAEKQHRDGLALTHFTAAVELAQPEGIRRPFLQLASRLAGPLHRYQVLDGPNTAFVVECIGAAPADAHSPAGQVEHLTERELIVLKYLPTMLKAGEIADDLFVSVNTVKAHLRSMYRKLGVSNRREAVERARSQGLL